GGGACCGACGCGGTACTCGGTCTCCGCGCCGGCGGGCGTGCCGAGCAGGGTGGTGGCGAGGGCGAGCGCCGCGAGGGCGGCGCCGAAGGGGGTCTTCCTGGTCACGGTGGTGCCTTTCTCGGTAGGGGTCGGGAAAGCACGATGCGCACCGGCCGGGGGTCCGGCCGGTGCGCATCGGGAGTGCGCGCCGGTGGTGCTGGCGAGGTGGTGCCGCCGGGCTACGGCGTGATCGCGTCGTACGCCGCGTAGAGGCCCTTGCCGGTGCTCTGCCGCGAGATCGTGGCGTACGCCGACGTGGACTGCTTGGCCGTGCCGGAGGACGTGGCGCAGGTGGAGATGCAGCCGTCGGCGTAGCCGATGACGACCCGGCCGTCCTTGGCCAGCGCGGTGTCCATGAAGTCGAGCAGGTTGCGGCAGGAGTTGGAGCCGCCGCCGTCCCAGATGCAGCCGCGCTGCACCGGGTCGGTGGAGACCTTCACCGTCTGCCACGTCACGCCGCCGTCGTAGGAGTACGAGGCGAAGAGGTTCCACACGCCGTTGTAGCCGTTCTCGAACGGCACGCCGGTGCCGGACTGCGAGCCGAGGAACGTCACCGCGACGCGGCCGTTGTCACCGGCGACGACGTTCTGGAACGTCGACGCGGTGATCGCCGGGGTCACGGTGTTCGAGAGGTCGGTGAGGTTCGTCCACGAGCCGTTGGCGCCGTGGTTGGTCGACTTCGCGACCATCGGGTGGTAGTTGCCGCCCTGCGCCCACGCCTCGTACACCGTGTTGTCCGGCGTGGTCGCGACCGACGGGTCGAAGCCGCGGTCGGCCGAGACCGAGCCGTTGATCGTGTAGCTGCTCCACGTCAGGCCGTTGTTGGTGGTGATGCCGCCGCCGACCTGGCTGCCGCAGAAGTTGTTCGGCAGGTACGCGGTGCCGTCGGCCGAGACCTTCACGTGGCCGTGCAGGCTCATGCAGGCGCCGGAGACGACCATCGGGTTGCCGAACGTCAGGCCGCCGTTGAGGCTGGTCGCGCAGGCGTCGTAGCCGTTCTGCGCGCAGTAGTAGACGGCGCGGCTGTAGGTGGAGCCGATCGGCGCGCTGCCGTGCCACGGGCCGGACCCGATGGACTCGTGGTCGACCACGCCGGCGCAGCTGTTCGTCATCTGCTGCCAGCTCGTGCCGTCGTTGTCGGAGTACCAGAGGGTGCTGCACTCGCCGGCCAGGCCGCCCGCGAACGTGCGGCCGGTCACCGTGTCCGTCGAGAGGATCGGGTCGATGTTGAGGATGCTGCCGGTGGGGGTGCGGTTGGTCCACGTCGCCGTGGCGGGGACGGTGGCGTCGTTGAACGTCACCTTGTAGGTCGAGGCGTATGCCTGGTACATCACCGCGCCGGTGTTGCGGTCGATGCCGATCGACGGCTCGCCGGCGTTGTTGGCGTTCGGCATCGACGACGGCGCGGCGTACGTCGCGAACGTCGGGGTGCCGGTGCCGGCGGTGGCGGTCGGCGAGGGGGTCGCGACGCCGACGACGGCCGCGGCGACCGCGACGACGCCGGCGAACACGGCGGCTCTGGTGCGCTTGCGCATGACGGGGCTCCAGTAGTAGGGGAGGGAGTGAGACTGGTTCTCACGGTAGGCCCAAACCGGGCAAATCGGAAGATAGAGCGCGCTTACCCGCACGCCCGGGCGTTCCCACCCGTCGTGACGGTTGGGACCTAAGTCACAAGTTTCGGGAGACCTCGCCGGAAACGCCCCAGAGAGCCGGGATCCCGGAGATGCTTCCGGGATCGCTGCCCGTGTTCTCGGGCGCCCTCCGAAGGGGGAAAGGCCATGCTGGGTCGCACGACGAGCCGATCGGCGCGTACGGGCGCTAAGGGCCTTCCCGCCCGGGCACGGGCGCTGCTCGTGATCGCCGGGGTCGTGGCGGTCAGCGGCCTCGCCGCCGTCATCGCCGAGGCGGTGACGCCCCCCGCGTACGCGGCGACCGCGGCGATCACGCCGAAGCTGTACTACATCGGCGACTCCGCGGGCTCGATCTACGAGTTCACCGTGAAGAACACGGGGACCACCGCGACCATCGGCGCCGTCCAGATCAGCCGGCCCTCCACCGGCTGGTCGCTCAGCGGCTGCCCGACGCCCCCGACCGGGTGGACCGCCCAGCTCTCCGACCCGAAGTGCCGCTTCCGCAGCGCCACCGGCACCACCGACGACATCAAGCCCGGCCAGTCCCGCACGTTCTACGTCAAGGCCAAGACGGCCGCCGGCATCAACGACGTCGTCGGCACGTGGAGCGTCGTCGTCAGCAAGTCCAACCAGTTCGACAACACCAGCCTGCTCAAGACCGCGACCGCGGGCGGCGCCGGCCTGACGACCTACCTCTACACCTTCGAGGTGAGCGGCGCGGTCGTCGCCGACCTCCCGTCGACGCCCAACGGCGCCTGCCCGGCCGTCAACAAGGCCGCGCTGGTCGGCTCCACCAAGACCATCGTCGTCTGCGGCAAGAACCACGCCAGCTCGCCGCTCACCCCGACCGCCGCGCGCTCGACGCTCGGCGGCACGTTCGTGCAGACGCCGGGGACCTTCGCGTCCGCGCCGATCTCGGCCGGCAGCGGCACCGTCGTCCTCGCCAACTGGGTCGGCACCACCGTCAACGGCACCTACGGCAACGGCTACAAGGTCATCGCCGGCATCGGCTCGGCGGTCAACCGCACCTCGCCGCTGCGGACGTTCACCGGCTACTCGGCGACCAGCCACCCGCCGGTGGCCAA
This portion of the Mycobacteriales bacterium genome encodes:
- a CDS encoding sialidase family protein; the encoded protein is MRKRTRAAVFAGVVAVAAAVVGVATPSPTATAGTGTPTFATYAAPSSMPNANNAGEPSIGIDRNTGAVMYQAYASTYKVTFNDATVPATATWTNRTPTGSILNIDPILSTDTVTGRTFAGGLAGECSTLWYSDNDGTSWQQMTNSCAGVVDHESIGSGPWHGSAPIGSTYSRAVYYCAQNGYDACATSLNGGLTFGNPMVVSGACMSLHGHVKVSADGTAYLPNNFCGSQVGGGITTNNGLTWSSYTINGSVSADRGFDPSVATTPDNTVYEAWAQGGNYHPMVAKSTNHGANGSWTNLTDLSNTVTPAITASTFQNVVAGDNGRVAVTFLGSQSGTGVPFENGYNGVWNLFASYSYDGGVTWQTVKVSTDPVQRGCIWDGGGSNSCRNLLDFMDTALAKDGRVVIGYADGCISTCATSSGTAKQSTSAYATISRQSTGKGLYAAYDAITP